One stretch of Vulpes lagopus strain Blue_001 chromosome 12, ASM1834538v1, whole genome shotgun sequence DNA includes these proteins:
- the MRPL58 gene encoding peptidyl-tRNA hydrolase ICT1, mitochondrial yields the protein MAAAASLHWGLRRAGAWLLPWPVRCPRRALHKQTDGPEFQSIYSLDKLYPESRGSDTAWRLPDDAKQANNDIPLDRLTISYCRSSGPGGQNVNKVNSKAEVRFHLATAEWIAEPVRQKIAITHRNKINKSGELILTSECSRYQFRNLADCLQKIRDMIAKASQTAKEPSKEDALLHRLRIENMNRERLRKKRINSAIKTGRRVDMD from the exons ATGGCGGCCGCCGCGTCCTTGCACTGGGGCCTGAGACGAGCCGGGGCCTGGCTGCTCCCGTGGCCCGTGCGCTGCCCCCGGCGGGCTCTGCACAAGCAGACGGACGGCCCCGAGTTCCAGAGCATCTACAGCCTGGACAAGCTCTACCCGGAATCCCGGGGCTCGGACACCGCCTGGAGGCTCCCG GATGATGCAAAGCAAGCCAATAATGACATTCCACTAg ATCGTTTGACGATATCTTATTGTCGGAGTAGCGGTCCTGGGGGCCAGAATGTTAACAAAG TGAATTCCAAGGCTGAAGTCAGGTTCCATTTGGCAACTGCCGAGTGGATCGCAGAGCCCGTGCGGCAGAAGATAGCCATCACG CATAGAAATAAGATCAACAAGTCAGGAGAGTTGATACTCACCTCTGAATGCAGCCGCTACCAGTTCCGAAATCTGGCAGATTGTCTTCAGAAAATTCGAGACATGATTGCTAAGGCCAGCCAGACAGCTAAGGAGCCATCCAAAGAAGATGCTTTATTACATAGGCTCAG GATAGAAAACATGAATCGGGAGAGGCTGAGAAAAAAGCGAATAAATTCTGCCATAAAAACAGGCAGGAGGGTGGACATGGACTGA